Part of the Paenibacillus aurantius genome, GCGCCGACCGCCAGCCGGAATTCACGCAGGTGGACATCGAGACGTCCTTCCTGACCCAGGATCAGCTGCAGGACATGATGGAAGAGCTGGTGGCCCGCCTGTTCAAGGAAACCAAGGGCGTGGACATTCCCCGTCCGTTCCAGCGCCTGACCTATGCGGACGCCATGGGCAAATACGGCTCCGACAAGCCGGACCTGCGTTTCGGCCTGGAGCTTAAGGACATCTCCGACCTCGTGGCGAACTGCGGGGTGAAGGTATTCGCTTCCGTTATCGCCGGCGGCGGTCAGGTCAAGGCTCTGAACGCCAAGGGCTGCGGAAACTGGAGCCGCAAGGAGCTCGACGACCTTCAGCCGTTCGCGGCCCGCTACGGAGGCAAAGGCCTGGCCTGGATCCAAGTGAAGGACGGAGAGTGGAAAGGACCGATCGTGAAGTTCTTAACTCCGGAAGAGATTGCGGCCCTGACCGAACGGTTGGAAGCCGAGGACGGCGACGTTCTATTGTTCTCCGCGGACAACAAGAAAGTGGTAGCCGATGTGCTCGGCAACCTGCGCCTGAAGATCGGCCGCGAGCTTGGCCTGATCGACGAGAGCCAGTACAAATTCGCCTGGGTCGTGGACTTCCCGCTGTTAGGCTACGACGAGGAAGAGAAGCGCTATGTGGCGGAGCACCATCCGTTCACCCGTCCGCGTGAAGAGGACGTGCATTATTTTGACACCGACCCGGGCCAAATCCGCGCTCAAGCCTATGACCTCGTATTGAACGGCTATGAGGTGGGCGGCGGCTCCATGAGGATTTACAAGCGGGATGTTCAGGAGAAAATGTTCCAGGCGCTCGGCTTTTCCAAGGAGGAAGCCCAGGAGAAATTCGGCTTCCTGCTCGAAGCCTTCGAATACGGCACCCCTC contains:
- the aspS gene encoding aspartate--tRNA ligase gives rise to the protein MMKTHHCGALGKEHVGETVVLNGWVQRRRDLGGVLFIDLRDRSGLIQIVFNPDFSGEALETGDKARNEYVLAVKGKVVERDEETKNPNLATGEIEVQVTEIEILNQAKNPPFFIEDGIEIDESLRLKYRYLDLRRPEMQKTLWLRSKAAKVFRDYLDENGFIEVETPILTKSTPEGARDYLVPSRVHPGEFFALPQSPQIFKQLLMVGGLERYYQIARCFRDEDLRADRQPEFTQVDIETSFLTQDQLQDMMEELVARLFKETKGVDIPRPFQRLTYADAMGKYGSDKPDLRFGLELKDISDLVANCGVKVFASVIAGGGQVKALNAKGCGNWSRKELDDLQPFAARYGGKGLAWIQVKDGEWKGPIVKFLTPEEIAALTERLEAEDGDVLLFSADNKKVVADVLGNLRLKIGRELGLIDESQYKFAWVVDFPLLGYDEEEKRYVAEHHPFTRPREEDVHYFDTDPGQIRAQAYDLVLNGYEVGGGSMRIYKRDVQEKMFQALGFSKEEAQEKFGFLLEAFEYGTPPHGGIAFGFDRLVMLLAGRTNLRETIAFPKTASATDLLTDAPGPVEEKQLEQLSIKVAIKQPAGKA